CTGGATAAAGCAGTGTCCAAGAGAGGCAAATTTATGACTTCATGTCATTATTTCTGCTTAAATCATGACAAAAATTTGATAAGGTAAATATGTACTGATTCACAACATTCActtattcaacatttttcattttttccccacttttacTAGTTTCAAGGCCTCACACTGTAATacaaagccacacacaccaTAAGTGCCGACACACCCTGGAAGCCACTCAGGGTTCAGGAATGCCTTTCTCCACTTCAGCACATGAGACAGGTGGAGCTGGGAATCGAACTCCAGATATTGGGAGTTGAGTAAAAACCTGCTTCGCCACCTGACCACAGCAGACCTGTAGACCACCGACGACCATCAGTCTAATTCTTCTGTAAATGTTCAAAAGATAACTGATGTGTTGTCTCACAGGTaatggaaggatgtagtagtTTATAGATGTCAAATACAGGAGGGTTGGCCAGAATTAGAGACGTGATTGATCCCTCATTAATCATTAAATTAGCTGCAAGTCGGTCCAGGAGAAGAGTTAGTGAGGATGGAATATCAGTGTGTGCAGATGTGATTCAGGGAAAAGACTCTCGGCCCTCACGTGTCAGCTCCAACAGCCTGACAAAGACAAACACCCCAGAGCTGCAGAGCGTCTTGCAGGTCTCCTCCTGCACGCTGCAGCTCGGCTTATCAGATGTGAGGAGTTTTCTCAGAAGCTGTCCTGCCCTATCTCGCCGCACGCTGCTCTACTTTTCTCTCGGCCGCCCTGCTTAAGTATTTCTCTCTCGATCtctccagcaggaagtccaaCGTGGAGAGTCCAGGTGTGCTGAAGGGCAAGAAGGCGGTCCAGCGGAGGAGGTACACATGTCCCAGTTCTCAGGACATCAGCCGGGCCCTGCAGGGCCCCGGCGCCGCCCCCAGCGCCAGCGCGGCCAGcctggacgagctgctgcagcgctgcctcAACTGCTTCGGTCAGTGTTCCCCACGCGTCATGTGTCTTCACTGCTTATCACAACAAGGTTACATAATGGAGGGATGAGGGAGAGTGAGACGAGGTGGGGGATCCAGGgtgagggaccaggagggagggaggggggagacaCAAAGGCCAGCCTCATACAACCAAGCTTTGTTCCGTTgggctggagaagctgcagaagctgcagaagccAACCAGCCATTAGCATGCAGTGGAAAACTATACAAATCCCCTCGTCTCCTGCGCTCAGCGGACACACTCTCTTCATTAGCCACTTTatcaaaaccacacacacacacacacacacacgcacgcacgcacgcatgcacgcacgcacacacagaaccaTGTCCGGATAGACATATTGAGATAGCATGCTGTATCTGGTAGATAAtcaagataattaaaaaaaaaagcgattAAATAACGATAAcgtttattgaaaaaaaaaactgagcatcaaaaaaatgtattttggcAGTCAAACTCACTATTGTCACATGCTGTGCCtcatgttcagttttattttgtgtttttccatgaAAACCTCTGGACCTATGACCTTACCATTAACGATACGGACCTGCAGCAGGGGATACTCATATGATTTCTGTTTGCACAATTGAACAAGTTAGTTCAAAATTATACTTTATTCCAATAATTATGTCCAATAGTTACTTCTATTTACCAATCAGTAAAATAAAGCATATTGAGTTACATGAGTAACTTTTGTCTGTTAATTATGGTGGTTTAATGGCTGTATTTCTGTGACATTTTTTGTAAAAGCTCATCCAAAGTTACTTCATAAATGATATTTTGGTCTGTTGGAGGTTTTTAACAAGGATGCAAAACTTTCTGTAACACCTGTTACTAATGAAgaagcaacaaaacagctgaaatcacCTGCCAGGATGTAGAAACTTCCTAATAAAAGTCTTCAGGTAAAGTTAACTGAAGGCTGTGAGTCAGGTCAGaatgagacagcagctctacaacGGTTTTGATGTACGATAAAGTTGACGAGCTTCCAGAACCTTCATTAATTCTGTCTACTGAATAAATTGTTAAAACTAAAAGTACTGTGAGAGTTGTGACTTGATGAAACTGTTAGTTACACTTTTGATGATCTTCTCATCCATTTCTGTGCTCTAAAGCAAAGTAACAAACTTGGAGTTTGTGTGATTTATagatattattattaacattttaCTGGCCAAAAGCCTACTTTGGCTGTGTGCAGAggctgaactaaaatgagtttgtcATCCCTGATGGAGCGCTGCAGAAAAAGGGAACCACAGCTGATTTTTCTCTGAACAGTTTTTCTGTTCTGCCACTcagcaaaaggaaaaaggaaaatactCCCTGTCTGtggatgataataataatagttaCTATTTCTCCATGAATAGAGTTAATTAAAATGGCATTGAATTACAGCTCGATTTATGCTATTTAAAGATAATGCTGTAAGACATTTGCAACAAGAAATCCCCTTTAATCAGAACCGATTAGCTGGTCCTGGTTGACCTTAATCAAAATGtgctcttaaaaaaaagctCAGCACCTCACTATGGTGCACACAATGGTAAAACAGCCTTTAAATATCTTTCAACTCTTGTAACTAACGTgcaagaaaacaagaaattaaGCTAACTTCTTCACCTGGAGTTTAAAATGCCCCGTCTGCCTGAGCTGTGCTTCTTGATCTCTGTGGAACAGGGTGCGATCTcaactttttgttgttgcttgaTTAAACTGTTATTGATGTCTTAATTATAATCAATTTCAAAATGTGTTACtgcaaactaaaacaaaaaatcaccaatttaatTCACTGAAATTGTATTTATTGGAATTGTTTGAAGCCATCTGAGTCAGCAGAGTTGCTCTCAggtgatttaattttttaactCGTTCCACTGAGAGGAACGCTACTTCCCCCCTGGTAGCGTTCTGAGTCTCACCAGTCgtcctctgctgtgtttctcctGCAGACTCGGAGGGAAAGCTCTCCAGCCCCAGAGGATCCCAGCTGGTCCACATGACCCTGATGATGCACAGCTGGGTCGTCCCGTCGCAGACGTTTGCCCAGAAAGTCCTCGCCCTATATCCTCCGCTGTCGCCCGccgcggtgcggtgcggtgcggtgcggcgCGGCCGTCACGCTGCTGCACTGCCCCCAGTCACATGTTCAAGTCCATTAATCAGATCAGGAAACAGGCatggctttgttttgttttgttttgcatgtctgGAAAGCAGATTACCGGTATATTTCCCGGCCGGTGCGCCGTATCTGCTCAGTGCGTTTAGATCCTTGACTCCTGTTCTTACTTATAAGGATTGTCCCCCCGACAAGCGGGGCCTGAGGCGGACGCAGATCTGCCACCTGGTCCGGTGAGTGAGCGCCGACCGAACGCCGGGCCTGCTGCCGTGTTTCTGAGCGCTGAACAGGTTTTCCGCTGTGCTCGGTGTCAAGGCTGTGGATCAGCCAGTTCCCGGCGGTGTTTGAGATGGATCCCCTCCTGGAGCAGACCATGGGCGACCTCTGGGCGCTGGTGGGGTCAGACCGGGAGGAGACGCACTCCCAGCTCATCGACACCTCCTGCCTGTGAGAGCCGTGTTTGGATTTGATCTTACAGCCTCTTTAAATAGATTTTGATCGCGACTCAGTTGGGGTCTTCTCTTCCCAGAAGCCCTCACGTCAACATATCCCAGGCCCCGTCGCCCTcggtgaagaagaggaaggtgTCGCTGATCTTTGACCACATGGAGCCGGACGAGATGGCCGAGCATCTCAGCTACCTGGAGTTCAAGAACTTCTGCAACGTCTCTGTAAGTTCGGGTAAAAGTCGTTCCACTGCAGGCGACCGTATCTGGAAACTTCTGCATTTCTTTATAGTTCTTTCAAATGAAGAACAATAGAGCAATGCCAGGAACAGAGTGGAGATTGTGTTCTTTCAGGAATTAGTCAAATTGTGCAAACAGATCTACTTCTCACTcttcaaaatgacattttcaccaTAATTATATTTCACCCCCAAAGCATTACCTTTAAAAATGTGCTCCCCTTTAAATCATTACCTAATGCTTACAGGCTGAGATATTGTTTATGCACATAATTCTTCATTAGGCAACCATTCAGAGAAGTATAATGAGTGTTTTCAAGGTCGAAGTTAATGCTGCGATTTAACTCTGTCAAACAGGCATTATTGTATTTAAATGTCAGCTAATGTGTTTATGTAGGTCTCGGGATTAGAGTGAGTTTAATGACGCTAAATAAGTTTTGCAATGAGGAATGATCATGTTACTGTGAGTCACGGAGAAGTGGCTTCCTCTAAAATAAATACTTACAGgagatgaaagtgtgtgtgaccaGAAATAGGTGTTCGTGTTACTATTATCACATGGCTCGATGGCATGCGAAGAAATGCAAAGAGTTCAGGGGAGTTCATCAGTTTCAGGCCTTAAGAGTGGAATTCTAGATTTGATTTTATCACATGGAGCAGAAATAAATAGTCACATTCTTAGTTTGATGGATAGTATTTTCTCCATGTGTTTACTGTATTGCTCCTGCAGCAACATGTGAAACTGTTCATGGCATCGGGCTCGCTTTATCTTCTTCTTGCGTCCGATCAGTTCCTGGACTACCGCAGCTACGTGCTGCGGGGCTCGGTGAGGGACAACCCGGCTCTGGAGCGCTCGGTCATGATGTGTAACGGAGTGTCTCAGTGGGTCCAGCTCATGATCCTCAGCAGGCACACGGCCCAGCAGAGAGCGCAGGTCTTCACCAAGTTCATCCACGTGGCTCAGGTACACATAACACAACTCCTGcttcagtgaagtgtgtgtgttcttttgtCCACtctattaattcattttttaaaacctgactgttttctgctgcagaaactCCGATCGCTGCAGAACTTTAACACCCTGATGGCCGTAACCGGAGGCCTGTGCCACAGCTCCATCTCCCGCCTCAAAGACACGTCCAACCTGCTGCCTCCCGACGTCACCAAGGTATCTCTGCTGCCAATCAAAGCCACCGATCGGTGTGGAGGAGCAAACCGCCACAGGGCTGCTGGGATTATATCCTCACCTTTCTCCACTTCAACATTTCCAGTTTCACTGAttgattacttttttcttttcgtgCCCATTACCTCCAAAATGCGTGTCATGTTTTAGGATTTAAGATTCCGTTTTAGTAAATGTGACTTTTCGACTTGTATTCTTGAGAAGACACTGTCCAAAACAAATCTATTTTGAAGTCTCATTTGCATCAATAGCTCCAAAAGTGTTGATATAAACctgaaagaaaataatttatatTTTGATAATCAACAGTTGCTGATACACTGAAAAGTAAAATTAGACTTACATTAATAACGTTTAATGAATTTATGTCAAAATCCTACAAAAATAAAGTCCTGCAAGCTGAAgctgcacaaaaaaatcaaagggAAAAGATGAATTTTGTGGAACAAttaaacaatgtgtgtgtgcatgtcaaCATCATGAAGAAATGTTCGTGTATATTAAGAGACTCTCTTTGAGATTATAACTAAAACAACCACATGATTGAACATGTGTCCAGCTGCACCTtctgatgtgtttgtgattgaatcttctggacaggaagtccttTGACCGCCGCTGCTCGGTGTTTTTCAGGCCCTGAGTGAAATGACCGAGCTGCTCTCGTCACGCAGCAACTTCAGCAACTACCGGCGCGTCTACAACGAGTGCAGCGGCTTCAAGGTGCCCATCCTGGGCGTCCACCTCAAGGACCTGATCTCCCTGAACGAGGCGCTGCCCGACTACATCGACGAGGACAAGATCAACCTGAGCAAGCTGCAGCACCTGTACAGCAACATCAACGAGCTGCTGGACATCCACGGCAGCGTGCCGCCGTTCGAGGCCAACAAGGACCTCCTGCACCTGCTCACGGTAAACACACCGCCCACTGCGAGGATTGAGAAGAGGCCACGCGTCGGGGAGACATCTCAAGTGATGTCCTTTTACTGCTTCAGCTCTCTCTAGATCTCTACTACACAGAAGATGAGATCTATGAACTCTCCTACACCAAGGAGCCCAAGAACCCCAAAATCCAGGTCAGTGGAGCTGAAGTGAGCCGTATCTCACAGCATCGCGCTCGCACTCGCTGTAACCCGCGCTCATGAAAGGGTGGACATGCGTGCGCTCTCCGTGGGCGTAACGTCTCCCTCGCAAAACAAAAGCGCGCTCTGGGCGCCGCGACACTTCAAAGCCGGCCACATCAAAGGGCCGTACGTTAGGGAAGCGTGTTATGTGGCGGGTGTGCTCTTGTCTTCTCCTTTCTCACAGTCCTCTGTCTCCTCATGGTTGCGTCTCTCGGTCCGCAGCCCGTCGCTCCGGTCAAACCCCCGGTGGTGGCGGAgtgggggtcgggggtcacCCCCAGGCTGGACCCGGACACCATCTCCAAACACGTCAAGCAGATGGTGGATGTGAGTACCGCCTCCCGCCTCTCACTTCCTTTTTACACGGCAGTCTAAAGCAGAACTTACTGTCGGGTTCCCTGACAAGTGCAacagcagaccccccccccccccccccccaccaccacacccACCTCTGCTCTGTCGCCCCCTGCAGTCCATCATGAAGAACTATGACCAGAACCAAGACGGCTACATTTCACTGGAAGAATTTGAAAAAATAGCAGCTAACTTCCCCTTCTCCTTCTGCACTCAAGAAACTGACAGGTGAGGAAGCAGCCGCACAAACAACAGCCGTcccgcctctctctcttctcccttcGGGTTTATTCATTTCAGAAACATAAGACAAGAAGGTGATCTTTAATATCATACTATCAAATTCAACCTCTAGATACTGGAGTCAATCACAGTGAAAGCAGAACACACAGAATACATTCCTACATTCAATTTggagtcattaaaaaaacataaattacatgtttttttggaACGTGTAGGGAAACCCACACATGACATAAAGGGCCAGAGGCCCAACTCAGTGTCAGACTATTGACAAAAATCCTTTTCTCTTCTATATTTATACCATCCTATAAGCTTAGATGTAAATATAAAACTTATATTAAGTCATATACagcagacagagtgtgtgtggtgtagtggttgggaaacactcacctcacagtgagattctgtgtggagtgtgcatgttctccctgtgcatgtgtagCTTTTCCTCTGGGTGCTCAGATTTCAGGGAGATGTTACAAGATGTTAGCTATACCTGTCCAATCGTTcataatgactttttttccttGTAATGTTTTTGCTTACTTATTCAGTGCCTTGAGAAAGTAATCATCTCTTGTAATTTTCAAGTTTGTCACATGACACTCAAAAAACCTAAATGTACATTATCATATGATAGAACAAGATAAAATAAAGCGTAAGTGAAACAAAAAGATTTCAGCTACAAAGatttcaagtttgttttttgtttttttataaagaaaaatcagaaaagTGTAGCGTGCATTAGTGTTCATCAGCTCCACCCCCTGATGAGCAAACAGCAAATTCAACACAAAGAACTGAACACACAGGTCAGGGAGAACGCTATAAGGAAGTCTGAAGTCGGGTTGGGTCATAAGCAAAAGTCCCAAACTGTGATCATTTCACGTCTCATGGTGCAATCCATCGTAActttaaattatgttttgtgtttgtcctgttcAATAACTAATGAAATGAGATGTTGATGATGTTGATCAATGTTGTTCGCTGGTTTGTTGAGGCTCATGTTTGCGTTGCGTTTCTGAAAAACGTTCTCTGGCAGAGAGGGACAAATCAGCCGCGAGGAAATCACGTCTTACTTCATGAGGGGAATGTCTGTGTGTGCCAAGCTGGGCTACAACTTCAAGGACGCGCACAACTTCAGTGAAACCACGTACAAGCGGCCCACCTTCTGCGACACGTGCGGAGGCTTTGTGAGTTCAGCTCCTGATTGTCTCTGGCTTCATGTTAAACTGCGAATCAAACGGCGTTGTGACGTGACGTGTCTGTCCTCTCGCAGCTGTGGGGAGTCATCAAGCAGGGCTACCACTGTAAAGGTAAGCTCagcacaacacaaacaccatcAGATGATCAATCACTGCAAAATCACATGTTTGAATGTGAAAGCAGGACGAAATAACATCAGGAAAGAGCATCAGCCCTTTCTGCTTTCTGTTAACTCGTGCTTTAGAGTCATTACTTCCGTCGAACACGCAATAAGTAAGATTCTGTGTAACAAATAGCCTAAAATAGCAAAATGTAGTGAAACTGAATTATTCTTGGTCTGGAGTTTAGGTTCCAGAGAGACTTTCAGTtctgtcagagctgctgcaAAAGTAATCAGTTTCTTCTCAAAGCAAccagagaggatgaggaggagggtcAGGGTCCTTCTGCCTTTCTGTCTGGACTGAGGACAAACTGGACACTCCATTAAGTGATCCATCCTCGGTCAGTCTTCATCTGAGAGCAGATCTGAAGAAGCACTAGTagctcactactgccccccagCGGACAGCGGTGGTATTAACCACAGTCTTACTCGCTGCACCTTTAAAATCTCTGCTTTCACTTCCCAGACTGCGGGATAAACTGTCACAAGCAATGCAGAGCGCTGGTGGGGATGGAGTGCttgaagaaacacagaaacacgaCCGGGTCCTGTCCGTGCACGCCCGCCCCCGACTCCAGAACCAAGGGAAACAGCTGGAGTGAGTCCCCCGAGCACAAACACCACCATCTGGAAGAAAATGTACATGAGGGGCTTGAACTGAGCCCGCCGGCGTCTGGTCTTCTCTGGGCAGGTTCGGAGGACGAGACCTTCGTTTTCCCGCAGAGCAACGACTCAGAACACAACAAGAGCACTTCGCTTTGTAGAAACAACGCCGGCGACTCGACGCTATCGGACCGCTCCACGCAGACAGACCCGGGGGTGTGGACGCCCGAGAAGAAGGACAAGAAGGGAAACCACCTCAATTCTCACGTGCACGCGTCTCCAGACCGAAAGGTGAGGCGGAGCTCTCGAGATCAAAACTCTGTGAGGGGAGCTCATCTCTAACGTGGAGGCAAAACGGAATCAGTGGACTGACGGAGACGCCGCCCTCATGAGTGAAATCTGACACCACTTTGTCTTCCCTATGTTGTAGGTTGAACAAACTCTGAATGTAACATAGTTGACTAACCTTATTAAATCGTGCTAATTTGCATTAAAGTTAGTATATCAACACCGTGTTTATATGTCGTAATAATTGTTGAATGAATTTAGCATCACAGTCAGATTTACCTCCAGCAGTGGgccgagctgcagagctgctgtctctctcggCCTGCTTCGGTCTGTTTGAATCATCAGGGCTGCGGTCAACTCTTCCTTTTGTGGTCTGAGGAATCCCGCTTCCTGAAAAAGACGCCAGACGCACTCATGTTGGTTGTATAAGTTTaaagaaagtgtgttttaataatACTCCTGCGTCTCCGGGTTTCCAGGTCAACACGCTGCCACAGCGGTCCCGGGGGTGCTCCATGCCGGTTTCATTCCTgcaggagaagatggaggagctACATCTGTACAAAGACAAGAGCAGGGAGCCCGACTGAGCTCcacgtctccacacacacacacacacacacacacacacacacacacacacacacacacacacacacacacaactgccaTCAACCCTGACAAAACGCTGTCTGACTGGCGTCGGAACTCTTAAAAATGGACTTTGTGTTTCCTGTATGGGTCACGTGTTTTTAATCTTGTCATTGTTACTCCCATTAGTTTGAATGTCAGATGTTgatttttccttgttttgtttgtagaaGCGGtgccttgttgttgttgttgttgttttttggtgcTAAGATTTCACACAACCTCGGTCCTTCAAGTCGTCTGTGACGGTATAAATACATGGTTGTAAACGCGTTAAAAGAAGCAGGGTAGGAAATTAACACTAAACGTTTGGCAGCTAAAGAccactcaagaaaaaaaaaaacttaaattgtTATTTAGAGTTATTTTAATAGGAATACAAGAAACATTGAAGccaatcagccataacattatgaccacgtGCCTTACGGGTCCCTGTGGGAGACCAGTGCTCTGAATGTCTGCCGAGGTACCAGATCAGAACGGTGTGTTAGATTTCAGTCATGGAATGTGACCAGTTAACAGTCACTGTCATGTTCAGTCTGTTCTGTTGTGCAGGTACTTACCCGGTTGTTGTgaagttggtttttttttgtttttttttccacgctTGTGTtcacagctccacccagccgTCGGGACCtgttcctccttcctccttctcgTTTTGGACTGAGGACAGTGAGATTTAAAATCGTGTGGTTGGGGGTATTCAGGTTTGGATTGTACTGGATTGATCTGTGGGATTTGGAGGCCAAATCATTCCTGAACCAGTCACCTTGGAATACAATTCCCATGGTTGTGGAAATATAAAGCATCTATGCGCCATGGAGGCGACACACACTCAGCGAGCCATCAGACGGGACCACTTCCTCCCATCGCTCCACTCCTGATGCTTTCCAGCCCAACCTGCGATGTGCTGTGTGATCAGGACCTGCACCTGAGACGCTCTTTAAGCTTCACAATTCGTTCTTGACACATGAACATCCATGACAAAACGCTGCCTGACTGCTGAATGTAACCCCTCCCCTCCGCCCCAATCATCAGTGTTACCTGCACGTTATCGCTGATGGGTGTATTCACAGAACCAGACGGACGGAAGTTCCACTTCGTTCTGCAGAGTCGTCGGTCTGAGGAAGACTTCACTGATTTGAAGTTACTTCTTCAAgctgaaaatgttgatttcctGCCCTGACGATATTTCTCACTGTCAAATACTGCACTGGAAGAATGCAGAAGGTGTATTAttggcttttttgttttgtttaagcTAAACGcttc
The sequence above is a segment of the Salarias fasciatus chromosome 14, fSalaFa1.1, whole genome shotgun sequence genome. Coding sequences within it:
- the rasgrp4 gene encoding RAS guanyl-releasing protein 4 isoform X1 — encoded protein: MPDRQWRRRVDEEKNPAMNKTKSRKSNVESPGVLKGKKAVQRRRYTCPSSQDISRALQGPGAAPSASAASLDELLQRCLNCFDSEGKLSSPRGSQLVHMTLMMHSWVVPSQTFAQKVLALYKDCPPDKRGLRRTQICHLVRLWISQFPAVFEMDPLLEQTMGDLWALVGSDREETHSQLIDTSCLSPHVNISQAPSPSVKKRKVSLIFDHMEPDEMAEHLSYLEFKNFCNVSFLDYRSYVLRGSVRDNPALERSVMMCNGVSQWVQLMILSRHTAQQRAQVFTKFIHVAQKLRSLQNFNTLMAVTGGLCHSSISRLKDTSNLLPPDVTKALSEMTELLSSRSNFSNYRRVYNECSGFKVPILGVHLKDLISLNEALPDYIDEDKINLSKLQHLYSNINELLDIHGSVPPFEANKDLLHLLTLSLDLYYTEDEIYELSYTKEPKNPKIQPVAPVKPPVVAEWGSGVTPRLDPDTISKHVKQMVDSIMKNYDQNQDGYISLEEFEKIAANFPFSFCTQETDREGQISREEITSYFMRGMSVCAKLGYNFKDAHNFSETTYKRPTFCDTCGGFLWGVIKQGYHCKDCGINCHKQCRALVGMECLKKHRNTTGSCPCTPAPDSRTKGNSWSSEDETFVFPQSNDSEHNKSTSLCRNNAGDSTLSDRSTQTDPGVWTPEKKDKKGNHLNSHVHASPDRKVNTLPQRSRGCSMPVSFLQEKMEELHLYKDKSREPD
- the rasgrp4 gene encoding RAS guanyl-releasing protein 4 isoform X2 — encoded protein: MPDRQWRRRVDEEKNPAMNKTKRKSNVESPGVLKGKKAVQRRRYTCPSSQDISRALQGPGAAPSASAASLDELLQRCLNCFDSEGKLSSPRGSQLVHMTLMMHSWVVPSQTFAQKVLALYKDCPPDKRGLRRTQICHLVRLWISQFPAVFEMDPLLEQTMGDLWALVGSDREETHSQLIDTSCLSPHVNISQAPSPSVKKRKVSLIFDHMEPDEMAEHLSYLEFKNFCNVSFLDYRSYVLRGSVRDNPALERSVMMCNGVSQWVQLMILSRHTAQQRAQVFTKFIHVAQKLRSLQNFNTLMAVTGGLCHSSISRLKDTSNLLPPDVTKALSEMTELLSSRSNFSNYRRVYNECSGFKVPILGVHLKDLISLNEALPDYIDEDKINLSKLQHLYSNINELLDIHGSVPPFEANKDLLHLLTLSLDLYYTEDEIYELSYTKEPKNPKIQPVAPVKPPVVAEWGSGVTPRLDPDTISKHVKQMVDSIMKNYDQNQDGYISLEEFEKIAANFPFSFCTQETDREGQISREEITSYFMRGMSVCAKLGYNFKDAHNFSETTYKRPTFCDTCGGFLWGVIKQGYHCKDCGINCHKQCRALVGMECLKKHRNTTGSCPCTPAPDSRTKGNSWSSEDETFVFPQSNDSEHNKSTSLCRNNAGDSTLSDRSTQTDPGVWTPEKKDKKGNHLNSHVHASPDRKVNTLPQRSRGCSMPVSFLQEKMEELHLYKDKSREPD